One region of Carya illinoinensis cultivar Pawnee chromosome 8, C.illinoinensisPawnee_v1, whole genome shotgun sequence genomic DNA includes:
- the LOC122317754 gene encoding leucine-rich repeat receptor-like serine/threonine-protein kinase BAM2 produces the protein MKMQFLLSLLLLCLLHVHPTLSGGYLLLEYRALLSVKSSINDPQSALSTWNASTSHCNWTGITCHPSSRRVTVVDISNLQLSGTLSSNLSDLRFLSELSVAGNNLSGAIPAELSSLSALRVLDLSHNSFNGTFPSQLSHLRFLSELSVAGNDLSGAIPAELSSLSALRILDLSYNSFNGTFPSQLSHLRFLSELSVAGNDLSGAIPAELSSLSALRVLDLSYNSFHGAIPEFIGDMPELEELQLGENKFTGIIPQRLGKNGKLQLLDLSSNNLPGTLPPHMCFGNRLEILNTEENLLVGPIPDSLGRCESLSEIRMGRNFLNGSLPRDLFGLPNLTDVMLQNNRLAGKFPIFSRNDSKLWTLDISDNNIHGELPSWIWRLPYLEILNLSHNCLETLDENLNSPNTSKSWLRIVDLQSNQLQGQLSNLPLHFQDFNYYRWYNGLLLPPLTFFFSVSRNKFDGTIPTSLCNATLLDVLDLSHNRLTGAIPRCLIERSRVPSVMDLGGNNLTGIIPDSFPFNCDLQTLVLSGNQLEGELPQSLARCIALGVLDIGNNLIQDTFPCYLKNIDTLQVLILRSNQFYGSINCLDADTTWPNLQILDLASNHFVGKFPIRYFPSWKAMIGTEKGAERIVASRGIFKYSGTKFMLKLFFNIGGSIYPIKLG, from the exons ATGAAAATGCAATTCCTCCTTTCACTTCTGCTTCTGTGCCTCCTCCACGTCCATCCAACCCTTTCTGGCGGATACCTCCTCCTGGAATACAGAGCCCTCCTCTCCGTGAAGTCCTCCATCAATGACCCACAATCAGCTCTTTCTACGTGGAACGCCTCCACTAGCCACTGCAACTGGACGGGTATCACGTGCCACCCTTCCAGTCGTCGCGTGACCGTCGTCGACATCTCAAACCTTCAACTCTCTGGTACTCTCTCCTCGAACCTGTCTGATCTCCGTTTCCTCTCCGAACTCTCCGTCGCTGGCAATAATCTCTCCGGGGCCATCCCCGCCGAGCTCTCTTCCCTCTCTGCCCTTCGCGTCCTCGATCTCTCACATAATAGCTTCAACGGCACCTTCCCCTCCCAGCTCTCCCATCTCCGTTTCCTCTCCGAACTCTCCGTCGCTGGAAATGATCTCTCCGGGGCCATCCCCGCCGAGCTCTCTTCCCTCTCTGCCCTACGCATCCTCGATCTCTCATATAATAGCTTCAACGGCACCTTCCCCTCCCAGCTCTCCCATCTCCGTTTCCTCTCCGAACTCTCCGTCGCTGGCAATGATCTCTCCGGGGCCATCCCCGCCGAGCTCTCTTCCCTCTCTGCCCTCCGCGTCCTCGATCTCTCATATAATAGCT TCCACGGCGCTATTCCTGAGTTTATTGGCGACATGCCGGAGCTGGAGGAGTTGCAGTTGGGGGAGAACAAATTTACCGGGATCATTCCTCAGAGGCTGGGAAAGAATGGGAAGCTTCAGCTTCTTGATCTTTCATCGAATAATTTGCCTGGGACTCTGCCTCCTCATATGTGTTTTGGGAATCGGCTTGAGATTCTGAATACCGAAGAAAATTTATTGGTCGGTCCAATCCCAGATTCACTCGGGAGGTGCGAGTCGCTGTCTGAGATCCGAATGGGGCGCAACTTTCTCAACGGTTCATTGCCAAGAGACCTTTTCGGTTTGCCCAATCTCACCGACGTGATGCTGCAGAATAACCGTCTGGCCGGGAAGTTTCCCATTTTCTCGAGAAACGATTCTAAATTGTGGACACTAGATATTTCTGACAACAATATTCATGGGGAGCTACCTAGTTGGATCTGGAGACTTCcctatcttgagattttgaATCTCTCTCATAATTGTCTAGAGACTCTAGATGAGAATTTAAACTCTCCCAACACTTCCAAATCCTGGTTGAGAATCGTAGACCTTCAATCCAACCAGCTCCAAGGGCAACTTTCAAATCTCCCACTGCATTTTCAAGACTTCAATTACTACCGTTGGTACAACGGTTTGTTGCTGCCGCCGCTcacttttttcttctctgtttcAAGAAATAAATTCGACGGGACTATTCCTACGTCACTGTGCAATGCAACTCTTCTAGATGTTCTAGACTTGTCCCATAATCGCTTGACTGGCGCGATTCCCCGATGCTTAATTGAAAGGAGTAGAGTTCCAAGCGTGATGGATTTAGGGGGAAACAATCTTACTGGCATAATTCCTGACTCCTTTCCATTCAATTGTGATTTACAAACTTTGGTTCTGAGTGGAAATCAACTAGAAGGAGAGCTACCACAATCCCTGGCCAGGTGCATTGCATTGGGGGTTTTGGACATCGGGAACAATCTCATTCAGGATACCTTCCCATGTTATTTGAAGAACATAGACACGTTGCAAGTCCTTATTTTGCGATCTAACCAATTTTATGGGTCTATTAATTGTCTAGATGCTGATACTACCTGGCCCAACCTTCAAATTTTAGATCTGGCCTCAAACCATTTTGTTGGAAAGTTTCCAATACGTTACTTTCCTAGCTGGAAGGCAATGATTGGAACCGAAAAGGGTGCTGAACGGATTGTAGCTTCCAGAGGTATTTTCAAATATTCTGGTacaaaatttatgttaaaattatttttcaacattGGCGGCTCAATTTACCCTATCAAACTAGGATAA